CTGGCCTATCCCCTCGAACACCGGCTTGATCCGCTCGTCGTTGTAGCCCGAGGCGGCGAATGCGTTGAAATAGGGCTGGTCGATGCCATACGGCGGGTTGCTGTCGCCATCCTCGCCCATCAGCTCCTTGGCCTTAGTCAGCATCGCCGCGATCATCTCGGGCGCGATGAAGCGCCGCAGCTGGACCCAGCCCTTCTCCCTGTAGTGCGCGACTTCCTCGGCCGTGACGGCGCGACAGAAGCTGGCCCCAATATCTTGCTGGGAAATGGTCTCGGTGGTCATGGGTTAGTCCTTATCCCAGGGTCCGGATCGGATCGCTGCCGTCCCAACCTTCGGAGGCGGCGCGGATCTGGCCGAAGACCATTTCGGCAACGGGGTTGGCGGTGACGAGTTCGGTCAGGAAGCCGAGCGTCTTGGTGGTGTCGATATAGCAGGTGCGGGCACCCATCATCAGGCCTTCGAAGGCCATCTCGCCGCCCTTGAGCGCGGCTTCGCGCTCGCCGTCGTAGTCGGTGCAGTAGAGCCCGGTGTGATGGAAACCGGATTGGCCGAACGGCACCACGTCGGTCCACAGCCCCGGCTCGTCGGACAGTGGCTGGATCAGTTCGATCTGCATGTCGCCGTGCTGGCCGATCGCCGCGCGGCAGGGCTTCACGTCCTCGGCGCGGCCGCGGTAGACACTCTCGGTGAAATGCAGTTCCTCGAACACGAAGAACGGGCCCGCCCCCGCCGTGCGCACCCAGCCTTCGATCGCCTCTTCGAGGCTCGGTACGACGAAGGCGAGCTGCATGTAGTTCTTGTTGCGCAGAGCGGGAATCATGCGGCGACCTCTGTGATGAGCGAACGGGGAGCGGCCGGCTCGCACTGGAGCCGGTCGATGGTGAACCTGCCGTCGCGGATGACGGCTTTAAGGTGCTCGTTCGGCCGCGCAAGAATCGACAGGTCGGCCAGCGGATCGCCATCGACGACGATAAGATCGGCCAGCGCCCCAGCCTCGATCACGCCCAGCCGGTCGCGCCCGCCGGTCAGCACCTCGCCGGCATTGGCCGTACCCCAGGCCAGCACTTCCG
The window above is part of the Novosphingobium sp. G106 genome. Proteins encoded here:
- a CDS encoding VOC family protein translates to MIPALRNKNYMQLAFVVPSLEEAIEGWVRTAGAGPFFVFEELHFTESVYRGRAEDVKPCRAAIGQHGDMQIELIQPLSDEPGLWTDVVPFGQSGFHHTGLYCTDYDGEREAALKGGEMAFEGLMMGARTCYIDTTKTLGFLTELVTANPVAEMVFGQIRAASEGWDGSDPIRTLG